One segment of Oreochromis niloticus isolate F11D_XX linkage group LG8, O_niloticus_UMD_NMBU, whole genome shotgun sequence DNA contains the following:
- the afap1l2 gene encoding actin filament-associated protein 1-like 2 isoform X1 codes for MEKHKVLDQLLMELHRFLVILDKETLSGNATVQKGLLSDLLQSYRASTGADEEYIYMNKVVPGKEKNGKDDRLDALLNGKAAKRVPVPQKNLPDLPPPRTGVVCREPFPLPPVPAPACADASESYYEEAQPYEETVNDDGEAVSSSYESYDEEEVTREKSSSAQHQWPSAEASIELMKDAHICAFLWRKKWLGQWAKQLCVIKDHRLLCYKSSKEQTPLLDVSLLGCSVVYKEKQLKRKEHRLKIIPVGGETIVLGLQSKEQTEQWLKVIQEISPKPADSCDPQHTVSDSPRLICTKGELSERYSVASESGSSTDSHAETPESKDVKKKYGAGLMFSNLMNIGKKKPSALESPEKCVDTSGYLNVLVNSQWRTCWCLIKNGQLWFYQDKGKNKVTQPAVTLEGCNVLPDPSPEHLYSFRIDMDGTQMATLEAKTSADMGHWLGLLLSQTGSKTDPEELTYDYVNAERISTIVNAARTSLYLMQRRYSEPNTYIDTLPSISHNSDDLYDDVASIPDPEDAEENSQTNCEGNNLQKDNETCSQDNAKSPQGTEQDSENRIYLDLVPVRSFLHTSSGGKLSPKEASRHSLIPADDQKDSSSQVKEGTSTNNTEPDSMPALNGTNLASATSKAEQERAQTPTPSQPQTQPVKTSTQSQETTKKTSLGITQAFNSFGGQIHKSPTSHTAAARPHSPQPARPKAHTIGCPGAVEIKLGKNRTEADMRRYIDERDRLEKEREEVKISLANLKKEKREIKEELSTCQDPKQQASLEARLKQKEEACREAEQHRVEVELQLVEVKESLKKVESGPFTLGTTLDSSLQDTPMPKASTIGSPQVSSSSSSSSLLSPSSSSQPSSSNVNADSVSPVNSASALKGRPTSMMTTKGNVLQKAKEWEKKSTT; via the exons ATGACAGATTAGATGCCCTGCTCAATGGAAAAGCAGCAAAACGTGTCCCCGTCCCACAAAAGAACCTTCCCGACCTGCCACCCCCGAGAACA GGTGTGGTGTGTCGGGAGCCGTTCCCTTTGCCTCCAGTACCAGCCCCAGCCTGTGCAGACGCTTCAGAGAGTTACTATGAGGAGGCTCAACCCTATGAGGAAACTGTCAATG ATGATGGAGAGGCGGTAAGCAGCTCATACGAGTCCTACGATGAGGAGGAAGTGACCAGAGAGAAGTCGTCATCAGCTCAGCACCAGTGGCCATCAGCAGAGGCGTCTATTGAGCTGATGAAAGATGCTCACATCTGCGCTTTCCTGTGGAGGAAGAAATGGCTTGGCCAGTGGGCCAAACAGCTTTGCGTTATCAAAGACCATCGTCTGCTG TGCTATAAAAGCTCCAAGGAGCAGACACCTCTGCTGGATGTGAGTCTGCTGGGCTGCAGTGTTGTTTACAAAGAGAAGCAGTTAAAGAGGAAAGAGCACAGGCTGAAGATTATTCCAGTGGGTGGGGAGACCATTGTCCTGGGCTTGCAGAGCAAAGAACAGACTGAGCAGTGGCTGAAG GTTATTCAAGAGATCAGTCCCAAGCCAGCTGATAGCTGTGACCCCCAACACACTGTGTCTGACTCCCCAAGGCTTATTTGTACTAAG GGAGAGCTGAGTGAGAGATACTCTGTGGCTTCAGAGAGCGGCAGCAGCACAGACAGCCATGCTGAAACGCCAGAAAGCAAAGATG TGAAGAAAAAATATGGCGCAGGTTTAATGTTCAGCAACCTGATGAACATCGGCAAGAAAAAACCCTCCGCACTCGAGAGCCCAGAGAAATGTGTCGACACCTCAG GCTACCTCAATGTACTGGTGAACAGTCAGTGGCGGACCTGCTGGTGTCTTATAAAGAATGGACAGCTGTGGTTTTACCAAGACAAGGGCAAGAACAAAGTAACCCAACCTGCTGTGACTCTAGAGGGCTGCAATGTTTTGCCTGACCCCAGCCCAGAGCACCTATACTCCTTTCGGATTGACATGGATGGCACACAGATGGCAACTCTAGAG GCTAAGACATCAGCAGATATGGGTCACTGGCTGGGACTCTTGCTGTCACAGACGGGAAGTAAAACAGATCCAGAGGAGTTGACATACGACTACGTCAATGCTGAGAGGATCTCCACTATTGTCAATGCTGCAAGGACTTCCTTATA CTTGATGCAGAGGAGGTATTCAGAGCCAAACACCTACATAGACACCCTACCTTCTATTTCTCACAACTCTGATGATCTGTACGATGATGTGGCCTCTATACCTGACCCAGAG GATGCTGAGGAGAATAGCCAGACTAACTGCGAGGGCAACAATCTCCAGAAAGATAATGAAACATGCTCACAAGACAATGCCAAGAGCCCACAGGGTACAGAACAAGACTCTGAAAACAGGATTTACCTAGACCTTGTCCCTGTGCGCTCTTTCCTTCATACATCCTCTGGAGGAAAACTTTCCCCTAAAGAAGCTTCGAGACATTCCCTAATACCAGCAGATGACCAGAAGGACTCCTCTTCTCAAGTTAAAGAG GGGACGTCGACTAACAATACTGAGCCAGATTCAATGCCCGCATTAAATGGGACAAACTTAGCCTCTGCTACCAGCAAAGCAGAACAAGAACGAGCCCAGACTCCCACTCCATCACAGCCACAAACTCAACCAGTCAAGACCTCAACCCAGAGCCAAGAGACCACTAAGAAGACTAGCCTGGGAATCACACAGGCCTTCAATTCCTTTGGTGGACAAATCCACAAGAGTCCAACATCTCACACTGCTGCTGCGCGTCCTCACAGCCCACAACCTGCAAGGCCCAAGGCACATACCATAG GATGCCCCGGTGCAGTTGAGATAAAGCTGGGCAAGAACCGCACAGAGGCAGACATGCGGCGTTACATTGACGAGCGCGATCGTctggagaaagagagggaggaggtGAAAATCAGTCTGGCAAACCTCAAGAAAGAGAAGAGGGAAATCAAAGAGGAGCTCAGCACCTGCCAAG ATCCCAAGCAGCAGGCCTCATTGGAAGCCCGTCTGAAGCAGAAAGAGGAGGCGTGCCGAGAGGCAGAGCAGCACAGGGTGGAGGTGGAGCTACAGTTGGTAGAAGTGAAGGAAAGTCTGAAGAAAGTGGAGTCAGGGCCCTTCACACTGGGAACCACACTCGACAGCAGCCTCCAGGACACGCCGATG CCTAAGGCATCAACGATAGGCTCTCCCCAggtatcatcatcatcgtcgtcatcATCGTTATTGTCACCGTCATCTTCTTCCCAACCCTCCAGCAGCAACGTTAACGCAGATTCAGTTTCCCCGGTCAATTCTGCGTCTGCTCTTAAAGGCAGACCCACCTCCATGATGACCACAAAAGGCAACGTCCTACAGAAAGCTAAG GAATGGGAAAAGAAATCAACAACCTAA